A single Atopobiaceae bacterium DNA region contains:
- a CDS encoding SDR family NAD(P)-dependent oxidoreductase, translating to MRNIAIVTGASSGIGREFCRQLDARAGGPLDEIWAIARRADRLEALASECTTPVRTFALDLTDGASFDVIDEALAEDDEINVQWLVNAAGFGKFGDLGTIGAKGNAGMVKLNCLAVVEMCYRCLLHMHAGSRIINMASVAALVPQPGLAVYSASKRFVLDLSRSLDMELGDAGIHVTAVCPKFMNTEFLDRPGDADALSHMTWIGFESPQRVVEKAIHAAVLGFDTCIPSVDMKLVNLAAKVLPTRMVMDTQRFVGNWVTQRIS from the coding sequence ATGAGAAACATCGCCATCGTGACCGGGGCCTCCTCGGGTATCGGCCGTGAGTTCTGCCGCCAGCTCGACGCACGCGCGGGAGGTCCGCTCGACGAGATCTGGGCCATCGCCCGCCGTGCCGACCGCCTGGAGGCCCTCGCCTCCGAGTGCACCACCCCTGTGCGCACCTTCGCGCTCGACCTCACCGACGGCGCCTCCTTCGACGTCATCGACGAGGCCTTGGCCGAGGACGACGAGATCAACGTGCAATGGCTCGTGAACGCCGCCGGCTTCGGCAAGTTCGGGGACCTCGGCACCATCGGCGCCAAGGGCAACGCCGGCATGGTCAAGCTCAACTGTCTGGCCGTGGTGGAGATGTGCTACCGATGCCTGCTCCACATGCACGCCGGCAGCCGCATCATCAACATGGCCTCCGTGGCCGCCCTCGTGCCCCAGCCGGGACTCGCCGTCTACTCGGCCTCCAAGCGCTTCGTGCTGGACCTGTCCCGCTCGCTCGACATGGAGCTGGGAGACGCCGGCATCCACGTCACGGCCGTCTGCCCCAAGTTCATGAACACCGAGTTCCTCGACCGCCCCGGCGATGCCGACGCGCTCTCGCACATGACCTGGATCGGCTTCGAGAGCCCCCAGCGCGTGGTCGAGAAGGCCATCCACGCCGCCGTCCTGGGCTTCGACACCTGCATCCCCTCGGTCGACATGAAGCTCGTGAACCTGGCCGCCAAGGTGCTGCCCACCCGCATGGTCATGGACACCCAGCGCTTCGTGGGCAACTGGGTCACGCAACGCATCAGCTAG
- the rfbD gene encoding dTDP-4-dehydrorhamnose reductase produces MSSTTANVTTNTAKPVRRLLITGSHGQLGTELQTIIAAGKSDIGPIDASWASCEVVPTDYEELDITDSAAVEAYLAAGHFDACVNCAAATNVDGCESDEAFAHRLNAEAPGNLARACAAHDVVLVHVSTDYVLSGTDPEPQDESAVPAPNTAYGRTKLDGEKAVTAACPRSFICRTAWLYGANGKNFVRTMVGLGRTHDEVTVVSDQHGSPTNANDLAYEILALLGTTNYGLYHVTAKGQCSWADFAQAIMDKAGLACHVRPCTTAEYAAPAPRPAWSVLDNRHLRETIGDSMRPWEAELDSFLAQNLDRL; encoded by the coding sequence ATGAGCAGCACCACCGCTAACGTCACCACCAACACCGCCAAGCCCGTGAGGCGCCTGCTCATCACGGGCAGCCATGGTCAGCTGGGGACCGAGCTCCAGACCATCATCGCCGCCGGCAAGTCTGACATCGGCCCGATCGACGCGTCGTGGGCCAGCTGCGAGGTCGTGCCCACGGACTACGAGGAGCTCGACATTACCGATTCCGCCGCCGTGGAGGCTTATCTGGCAGCCGGTCACTTCGACGCCTGCGTGAACTGCGCTGCCGCCACCAACGTGGACGGCTGCGAGTCCGACGAGGCCTTCGCCCATAGGCTCAATGCCGAGGCGCCCGGCAACCTCGCCCGCGCCTGTGCCGCCCACGACGTGGTCCTCGTGCACGTCTCCACCGACTACGTGCTCTCGGGCACGGACCCCGAGCCCCAGGACGAGTCGGCCGTCCCTGCCCCCAACACTGCGTACGGCCGTACCAAGCTCGACGGCGAGAAGGCCGTCACCGCTGCGTGCCCGCGCTCGTTCATCTGCCGCACCGCCTGGCTCTATGGTGCCAACGGCAAGAACTTCGTCCGCACGATGGTGGGCCTCGGCCGCACGCACGACGAGGTCACCGTCGTCTCTGACCAGCACGGCAGCCCCACCAACGCCAACGACCTCGCCTACGAGATCCTGGCGCTCCTCGGTACCACCAACTACGGCCTCTACCACGTCACGGCCAAGGGCCAGTGCTCGTGGGCTGACTTCGCCCAGGCCATCATGGACAAGGCCGGCCTCGCCTGCCACGTGAGGCCCTGCACCACCGCCGAGTACGCCGCTCCCGCACCGCGCCCCGCCTGGTCGGTCCTCGACAACCGGCACCTGCGCGAGACCATCGGCGACTCCATGCGTCCCTGGGAGGCCGAGCTCGACTCCTTCCTGGCGCAGAACCTCGACCGGCTGTAG
- a CDS encoding MarR family transcriptional regulator — protein MNLKEYLSVRRAYNKVRQAAPSATRLTFEEMAILCHLDDQDAPVCTSDIATYQSVLRPTMTHRTNHLASLGLISREAGTEDRRNVCCSISAKGRKAMLENLGATCDQIPLGQPLCRAGADRMVRYFDAMGEVFCDAGELILIAVDSSVERACTITELLKELGLLQPTISMSVHALEARGLVCREVYSETSRRSLVKLTDEGTRVARDFEDEILAVIVRRPRGTSEVQR, from the coding sequence ATGAATCTTAAGGAGTACCTTTCGGTACGTCGTGCATATAACAAGGTCCGTCAGGCGGCGCCGTCGGCGACCCGTCTGACGTTCGAGGAGATGGCGATCCTCTGCCACCTCGATGACCAGGATGCTCCCGTCTGCACCTCAGACATCGCGACCTACCAGTCGGTCCTTCGTCCCACGATGACACATCGCACCAACCACCTGGCCTCCCTCGGCCTCATCAGTCGTGAGGCCGGCACCGAGGACCGGCGCAACGTCTGCTGCTCCATCTCGGCCAAGGGCCGCAAGGCCATGCTCGAGAACCTGGGCGCCACCTGCGACCAGATCCCCCTGGGCCAGCCGCTCTGCCGCGCTGGTGCCGACCGCATGGTCAGGTACTTCGATGCCATGGGTGAGGTGTTCTGTGACGCCGGCGAGCTCATTCTCATCGCCGTCGACTCCTCGGTCGAGCGCGCGTGCACCATCACCGAGCTCCTGAAGGAGCTTGGGCTACTCCAGCCCACGATCTCCATGTCCGTCCATGCCCTCGAGGCGCGCGGCCTGGTGTGCCGCGAGGTCTACAGCGAGACGTCACGTCGGTCGCTCGTGAAGCTCACCGACGAGGGCACGCGTGTCGCGCGGGACTTCGAGGATGAGATCCTTGCCGTGATCGTCCGCCGTCCGCGCGGGACGAGCGAGGTCCAGCGATAG
- the rfbC gene encoding dTDP-4-dehydrorhamnose 3,5-epimerase, producing the protein MTAQPITSGNFTFTPTSIAGVTIVDAKAYGDPRGYFMETYKRPDFVAGGITCDFVQDNQSSSSKGVLRGLHFQIDHPQAKLVRVFEGEVFDVAVDLRPGSETFGKWEGVVLSGDNHRQFFLPRGFAHGFYVMSDSAVFAYKCDDVYHPGDEGGLMWDDATIGVEWPHMDEAPLLSEKDKVHPSFTDWRASQGL; encoded by the coding sequence ATGACAGCACAGCCCATCACGTCCGGTAACTTCACCTTCACGCCCACGTCCATCGCCGGCGTCACCATCGTCGACGCCAAGGCCTACGGCGACCCCCGCGGCTACTTCATGGAGACCTACAAGCGTCCCGACTTCGTGGCTGGTGGCATCACCTGCGACTTCGTCCAGGATAACCAGTCCTCCTCGTCCAAGGGGGTCCTTCGTGGCCTTCACTTCCAGATCGACCATCCGCAGGCCAAGCTCGTCCGCGTCTTCGAGGGCGAGGTCTTCGACGTCGCCGTCGACCTCCGTCCCGGCAGCGAGACCTTCGGCAAGTGGGAGGGCGTCGTCCTCTCTGGTGACAACCACCGCCAGTTCTTCCTCCCGCGCGGCTTCGCCCATGGCTTCTATGTCATGAGCGACTCCGCCGTCTTCGCCTACAAGTGCGACGACGTCTATCACCCCGGCGACGAGGGCGGCCTCATGTGGGACGATGCCACCATCGGCGTCGAGTGGCCCCATATGGACGAGGCACCGCTCCTCTCCGAGAAGGACAAGGTCCATCCGTCGTTCACGGACTGGCGCGCAAGCCAGGGCCTGTAG
- a CDS encoding nicotinate phosphoribosyltransferase, with protein MSLTDRTIPTDVALNTDLYELTMAQGFWESGLVDTQACFNVFFRENPFGGGYAVAAGTGQIADLVENFTFDADAITYLASLEAPGGGAMFKQGFLDYLSAFRADLDVWAVPEGDVVFPREPLVRVTGPAIACQLVETALLNLVNFQTLVATKTARVVQAAEGHMVSDFGLRRAQGPDGGLAVARASYIGGATSTSNCLAGKIYGIPVFGTHAHSWVMAFPTELEAFRAFAKSSPKNCVLLVDTYDVRRGLANAITVAHEMEAAGERLAAIRIDSGDLAKLSKLARRMFDDAGLPYVKVSVSNDLDEYTIQSLFAQGAPIDSFGVGTKLATCDPQPSLGGVYKLSATRAAGDTAWTPVIKLSEMSYKRTIPGVQHVLRYTDEAGCPVGDRIVDDSVVERGSTTVVDVLDPVATYDLAGATPHELMVQVVAAGTGTPTGHEPLDDAKARCRDSLMHLDPAVRRFLNPQIYPVGMDEGLARLRSDLAREERASSGRPMHA; from the coding sequence ATGTCTCTCACCGATCGCACCATCCCCACAGATGTCGCGCTCAACACCGACCTCTACGAGCTCACCATGGCCCAGGGCTTCTGGGAGTCCGGCCTCGTCGACACCCAGGCCTGCTTCAACGTCTTCTTCCGCGAGAACCCCTTCGGTGGCGGCTATGCCGTGGCAGCCGGCACCGGCCAGATCGCCGACCTCGTCGAGAACTTCACGTTCGACGCCGACGCCATCACCTACCTTGCCTCCCTCGAGGCCCCCGGTGGCGGCGCCATGTTCAAGCAGGGATTCCTTGACTACCTGTCTGCCTTCCGTGCCGACCTGGACGTGTGGGCCGTGCCCGAGGGCGACGTCGTCTTCCCCCGCGAGCCGCTCGTCCGCGTCACCGGTCCGGCCATCGCCTGCCAGCTCGTCGAGACGGCCCTGCTCAACCTCGTGAACTTCCAGACGCTCGTCGCCACCAAGACCGCCCGGGTGGTCCAGGCGGCCGAGGGCCACATGGTGTCCGACTTCGGCCTGCGTCGTGCCCAGGGCCCGGATGGCGGCCTCGCCGTCGCGCGCGCCTCCTATATCGGCGGTGCCACGTCCACCTCGAACTGCCTCGCCGGCAAGATCTACGGCATCCCGGTCTTCGGCACGCATGCCCACTCCTGGGTCATGGCGTTCCCCACCGAGCTCGAGGCCTTCCGTGCCTTCGCCAAGTCGAGCCCCAAGAACTGCGTCCTTCTCGTCGACACGTACGACGTGCGCCGAGGCCTTGCCAACGCCATCACGGTGGCCCACGAGATGGAGGCTGCCGGCGAGCGCCTCGCGGCCATTCGCATCGACTCGGGCGACCTCGCCAAGCTCTCGAAGCTCGCCCGCAGGATGTTCGACGACGCCGGCCTGCCCTACGTGAAGGTCTCGGTCTCGAACGACCTCGACGAGTACACCATCCAGTCGCTCTTCGCCCAAGGTGCGCCCATCGACTCGTTCGGCGTGGGCACCAAGCTCGCGACGTGCGACCCACAGCCCTCGCTCGGCGGCGTCTACAAGCTCTCGGCCACGCGTGCCGCTGGCGACACCGCATGGACGCCCGTGATCAAGCTCTCCGAGATGTCCTACAAGCGCACCATCCCCGGCGTGCAGCACGTGCTCCGCTACACCGACGAGGCCGGCTGCCCCGTGGGCGACCGCATCGTGGACGACTCCGTCGTCGAGAGGGGATCCACCACCGTGGTGGACGTCCTCGACCCGGTGGCCACGTATGACCTGGCAGGTGCCACCCCGCACGAGCTCATGGTGCAGGTCGTGGCCGCCGGTACCGGCACGCCGACCGGTCACGAGCCGCTCGACGACGCCAAGGCCCGCTGCCGCGACTCCCTCATGCATCTCGACCCTGCGGTGCGCCGCTTCCTGAACCCGCAGATCTACCCGGTGGGCATGGACGAGGGCCTGGCGCGCCTGCGCTCTGACCTTGCCCGAGAGGAACGTGCCAGCTCCGGACGTCCCATGCACGCGTAG
- the argS gene encoding arginine--tRNA ligase has protein sequence MSQTIENLVRQAVAAAQSAGDLPAFEVTDCGVERPADTSHGEWTSTVALRSAKLAHMAPHAIAEAVCAHMPADPAIDAVEVAGPGFVNFHLSHAATNEVFATVREQGMDFGRSDVGHGQKVQVEFVSANPVGPMHVGHGRWAALGDSLARVMEHANYDVEREYYVNDHGSQMDVFGSSVGMRYLQLARLMADGADLDHARDALAADREAYVADEEDLAPQTHPLMDDFMAELGGNSYGGTYIIDLARDFMASDGTRWVDVPSEERTAEFRERGYRAMLADIKATCHDVRCDFDVWFSERSLYQKDDSGTSPVERAFAKLDAEGYLYKKDGALWFRSTDFGDDKDRVLVKENGDYTYFASDVAYHWNKFQRVDHVIDVWGADHHGYVARVAAVCAALGCDGEFEVLLGQLVNLLRNGEPVRMSKRKGTMVTFRELIDEVGADAVRYTLISKSANQTIDFDIEAVKQASSANPVYYVQYAHARICSILRRAAGVTADEADDLGMDEVAHRAVGTDVDLALLAHPTEANLARKLSEFPELVSACARDRAPFRLTHYAEELASDFHGFYTECQVLPSEGRPVERNVSQARLAACDAVRITLALTLSLIGVSAPTQM, from the coding sequence ATGTCCCAGACCATCGAGAACCTCGTCCGTCAGGCCGTCGCCGCCGCCCAGTCGGCAGGGGACCTCCCGGCCTTCGAGGTGACCGACTGCGGTGTCGAGCGCCCTGCCGACACGAGCCATGGCGAGTGGACCTCGACGGTGGCCCTGCGCTCGGCAAAGCTGGCCCACATGGCACCCCATGCCATCGCGGAGGCCGTCTGTGCCCATATGCCTGCCGACCCGGCCATCGACGCGGTCGAGGTGGCGGGTCCTGGCTTCGTGAACTTCCACCTGTCACATGCCGCCACCAACGAGGTCTTCGCCACGGTGCGTGAGCAGGGGATGGACTTCGGCCGCTCCGACGTGGGCCATGGCCAGAAGGTCCAGGTCGAGTTCGTCTCGGCCAACCCGGTGGGTCCCATGCACGTGGGCCACGGGCGCTGGGCGGCCTTGGGTGACTCGCTCGCCCGCGTGATGGAACATGCCAACTACGACGTCGAGCGTGAGTACTACGTCAACGACCATGGCAGCCAGATGGACGTCTTCGGCTCGTCGGTGGGCATGCGCTACCTGCAGCTCGCCCGCCTCATGGCAGACGGGGCCGACCTCGACCACGCGCGCGATGCCCTGGCCGCCGACCGCGAGGCCTACGTGGCCGACGAGGAGGACCTGGCGCCCCAGACCCACCCGCTCATGGACGACTTCATGGCCGAGCTGGGTGGCAACTCCTATGGCGGCACCTACATCATCGACCTCGCCCGCGACTTCATGGCAAGCGACGGCACCCGCTGGGTCGACGTCCCGTCCGAGGAGCGCACGGCCGAGTTCCGCGAGCGCGGCTACCGTGCCATGCTCGCCGACATCAAGGCCACCTGCCACGACGTGCGCTGCGACTTCGACGTGTGGTTCTCGGAGCGCAGCCTCTACCAGAAGGACGACTCCGGCACCAGCCCCGTCGAGCGGGCCTTCGCCAAGCTCGACGCCGAGGGCTACCTCTACAAGAAGGACGGCGCGCTGTGGTTCCGCTCCACGGACTTCGGCGACGACAAGGACCGCGTGCTCGTGAAGGAGAACGGCGACTACACCTACTTCGCGAGCGACGTCGCCTACCACTGGAACAAGTTCCAGCGCGTGGACCACGTGATCGACGTCTGGGGTGCCGACCACCATGGCTATGTGGCCCGCGTCGCGGCCGTCTGCGCGGCCCTCGGTTGCGATGGCGAGTTCGAGGTCCTGCTCGGCCAGCTCGTGAACCTGCTGCGCAACGGCGAGCCGGTGCGCATGTCCAAGCGCAAGGGGACCATGGTGACCTTCCGCGAGCTCATCGACGAGGTGGGTGCTGACGCGGTCCGTTACACGCTCATCTCGAAGTCCGCCAACCAGACGATCGACTTCGACATCGAGGCCGTCAAGCAGGCCTCGAGCGCCAACCCCGTCTACTACGTGCAGTATGCCCATGCCCGCATCTGCTCGATCCTGCGGCGTGCTGCCGGCGTCACGGCCGACGAGGCTGACGATCTGGGCATGGACGAGGTCGCGCACCGCGCTGTCGGCACGGACGTGGACCTGGCCCTGCTCGCGCACCCCACCGAGGCCAACCTGGCGCGCAAGCTCTCGGAGTTCCCCGAGCTCGTCTCGGCCTGCGCCCGTGACCGCGCCCCCTTCAGGCTCACGCACTATGCCGAGGAGCTTGCCAGCGACTTCCATGGCTTCTATACCGAGTGCCAGGTGCTTCCCAGCGAGGGCCGTCCGGTCGAGAGGAACGTCTCGCAGGCGCGCCTCGCGGCATGCGATGCCGTGCGCATCACGCTCGCCCTCACGCTCTCGCTCATCGGTGTCTCCGCCCCGACCCAGATGTGA
- a CDS encoding transposase, whose amino-acid sequence MPSPTSVPQALLPVPEEDALEGARRLEAQRSDLLRDRTHQVNGLRALLLESCPSFERELDPTAPWCVTVLERLGGPWQVADAGRRRYRACTTKAPADAAGRLWGSLSLSTRPTETQVAAEATIIPMLARRIREDTEGVAALAALIEDEVGDDETYRCLLTVPGVGPRTAAQLVLTVDIADFPDHDHLASYCGLAPRNRQSGTSLDSVAASRQGNRQLKNLLVFSCSSLTRSSGYFREYYERCRDRGMPYKAAVKALARKRVKVIYAVMRDVRPYVPRA is encoded by the coding sequence ATGCCGAGCCCGACGAGCGTGCCGCAGGCGCTGCTGCCCGTCCCAGAGGAGGACGCGCTCGAGGGCGCCAGGAGGCTCGAGGCCCAGAGGTCCGACCTGCTGCGCGACCGCACGCACCAGGTGAACGGGCTGCGGGCCCTCCTACTCGAGTCGTGCCCGTCCTTCGAGCGCGAGCTCGACCCCACGGCACCGTGGTGCGTCACGGTGCTGGAGCGCCTCGGCGGGCCCTGGCAGGTCGCGGACGCGGGACGGCGCAGGTACCGGGCCTGCACGACGAAGGCCCCCGCAGACGCGGCGGGGAGGCTCTGGGGCTCGCTCTCCCTCTCCACGAGGCCGACCGAGACCCAAGTCGCGGCCGAGGCCACCATCATTCCCATGCTCGCGAGGAGGATACGCGAGGACACGGAGGGGGTGGCTGCGCTCGCGGCGCTGATAGAGGACGAGGTCGGCGACGACGAGACCTACCGCTGCCTGCTCACCGTGCCAGGAGTCGGCCCCAGGACGGCGGCGCAGCTCGTGCTCACGGTCGACATCGCGGACTTCCCCGACCACGACCACCTCGCGAGCTACTGCGGCCTTGCGCCTAGGAACAGGCAGTCGGGCACGTCGCTCGACTCGGTGGCCGCATCGAGGCAGGGCAACAGGCAGCTCAAGAACCTGCTGGTGTTCTCGTGCTCGAGCCTCACGAGGAGCTCCGGCTACTTCCGTGAGTACTACGAGCGGTGCCGTGACAGGGGAATGCCCTACAAGGCCGCCGTGAAGGCGCTCGCGAGGAAGCGGGTGAAGGTCATCTACGCGGTCATGCGGGACGTGAGGCCGTACGTCCCCAGGGCATAG
- the rfbA gene encoding glucose-1-phosphate thymidylyltransferase RfbA: MKGIILAGGSGTRLYPLTTVTSKQLLPVYDKPMIYYPLSCLMMAGIRDILIISTPHDLPNFRTLLGDGSRFGINLSYAEQPSPDGLAQAFIIGEDFIAGESCALVLGDNIFYGNGLRTQLKQAVARTQGATVFGYHVDDPERYGVVEFDEHFNAVSIEEKPEHPKSNYAVTGLYFYDSRVCEFAKRVKPSARGELEITSLNQMYLEEGSLDVVTLGRGFAWLDTGTMESLYAAADFVRAVELSQAMPISVPEEIAFENSWITRDEVAEAAKTYGKSPYGRHLAEVASNRIAGEGVAR; this comes from the coding sequence ATGAAGGGCATCATCCTTGCTGGTGGCTCGGGCACGCGCCTGTACCCGCTCACCACCGTGACCTCAAAGCAGCTGCTCCCGGTCTATGACAAGCCCATGATCTACTATCCGCTGTCCTGCCTCATGATGGCGGGCATCCGCGACATCCTGATCATCTCCACCCCGCATGACCTGCCCAACTTCCGCACCCTCCTGGGCGACGGCAGCCGCTTCGGCATCAACCTCTCGTATGCGGAGCAGCCCAGCCCCGACGGTCTCGCACAGGCGTTCATCATCGGCGAGGACTTCATCGCCGGCGAGTCGTGCGCCCTCGTCCTCGGTGACAACATCTTCTATGGCAACGGCCTGCGCACGCAGCTCAAGCAGGCGGTCGCCCGCACCCAGGGCGCAACGGTCTTCGGCTATCACGTCGACGATCCCGAGCGCTACGGCGTGGTGGAGTTCGACGAGCACTTCAACGCCGTCTCCATCGAGGAGAAGCCCGAGCATCCCAAGTCGAACTACGCCGTCACGGGCCTGTACTTCTATGACTCGCGCGTCTGCGAGTTCGCCAAGAGGGTCAAGCCATCCGCTCGCGGCGAGCTCGAGATCACCTCGCTCAACCAGATGTACCTCGAGGAGGGCTCGCTTGACGTGGTCACGCTGGGCCGCGGCTTCGCATGGCTCGACACGGGCACCATGGAGTCGCTCTACGCCGCTGCCGACTTCGTGCGCGCCGTCGAGCTCTCGCAGGCGATGCCCATCTCCGTCCCCGAAGAGATCGCGTTCGAGAACTCGTGGATCACGCGTGATGAGGTCGCCGAGGCGGCCAAGACCTATGGCAAGAGCCCCTATGGCCGTCACCTGGCCGAGGTAGCATCCAACCGCATCGCAGGAGAGGGAGTCGCTCGATGA
- the rho gene encoding transcription termination factor Rho — protein sequence MPDKTDADASAVSAEPKPRAPRKRATTTRAATKATPAKSAAKKASVSSEDAAPVAKRAPRKRATAAKAASDADAGTPVTKRKPATRTKAASATAEKPTAAKRPAPKKDPAAVAESVPDQPVAPKRRPGRPRKHPLPEPDAMTKATQEATHATAQPLLAPSATLAEADSRHTRHPGDQGQQNQNNQNNQNNQNNQNNQNNQNNQNNQNNQNNQNNQNNQGRRYRNHQGNNQGGNGYNNSNQGRNNNGYNNGGNQNNNHRNNGYNNQNNNQGNGRRHNRHNNNQNQPAAPSLAREELEAMKVAELRSKAAELNVPYVGVKKAPLVEAVYEAAAKAEGFRTVHGILEIVNDGYGFVRTGNYMAGDDDAFVPQQMIKQLGLRAGDDVEGTVRPSRPNDKYPAVSKVTAVEGEAPDNLKGRPRFRDLTPVYPDECLVMEHGKESITGRAIDLVSPIGKGQRGLIVSPPKAGKTTVLKKVCESIAANNPEVHLICLLVDERPEEVTDMQRSIHGDVVASTFDMPAENHTAVSELVIERAKRLVEKGQDVVVVLDSITRLARAYNLAQPASGRILSGGVDASALYPPKRFLGAARNIENGGSLTILASALVDTGSKMDEVIFEEFKGTGNMELKLDRDLADKRIFPAIDPVASGTRNEELLLDPALRPFIWGIRRVLANMNNTERAEASLIKGLRQTKSNEEFLIRSAKKAQQTDYPDAV from the coding sequence ATGCCAGACAAGACCGACGCAGACGCGTCTGCCGTATCTGCCGAACCCAAGCCCCGCGCACCTCGCAAACGTGCCACGACCACCAGGGCCGCCACCAAGGCCACCCCTGCAAAGTCCGCGGCCAAGAAGGCATCCGTCTCGTCCGAGGACGCGGCTCCTGTCGCAAAGCGTGCGCCTCGCAAGCGGGCCACGGCCGCGAAGGCGGCGTCCGATGCCGACGCAGGCACGCCTGTGACCAAGAGGAAGCCTGCCACGAGGACCAAGGCCGCGTCCGCCACGGCCGAGAAGCCCACGGCAGCGAAGAGGCCTGCTCCCAAGAAGGACCCTGCCGCCGTTGCCGAGTCCGTGCCAGACCAGCCCGTCGCCCCCAAGCGCCGTCCGGGACGTCCCCGCAAGCATCCGCTGCCCGAGCCCGACGCCATGACCAAGGCCACGCAGGAGGCTACGCACGCCACGGCCCAGCCACTGCTCGCACCGAGCGCCACCCTGGCCGAGGCTGACTCGCGTCACACCAGGCATCCGGGTGATCAGGGCCAACAGAACCAGAACAACCAGAACAACCAGAACAACCAGAACAACCAGAACAACCAGAACAACCAGAACAACCAGAACAACCAGAACAACCAGAACAACCAGAACAACCAGAACAACCAGGGTCGCAGGTATCGCAACCACCAGGGCAACAACCAGGGTGGCAACGGCTACAACAACTCCAACCAGGGTCGTAACAACAACGGCTACAACAACGGTGGCAACCAGAACAACAACCACCGCAACAACGGCTATAACAACCAGAACAACAACCAGGGCAACGGACGCCGTCACAACCGTCACAACAACAACCAGAACCAGCCCGCCGCCCCGTCGCTCGCGCGCGAGGAGCTCGAGGCCATGAAGGTGGCCGAGCTTCGCTCCAAGGCTGCCGAGCTCAACGTCCCCTACGTCGGCGTGAAGAAGGCCCCTCTCGTCGAGGCGGTCTATGAGGCCGCCGCGAAGGCCGAGGGCTTCCGCACGGTCCATGGCATCCTCGAGATCGTGAACGATGGCTACGGCTTCGTGCGCACCGGCAACTACATGGCCGGCGACGACGACGCCTTCGTGCCCCAGCAGATGATCAAGCAGCTGGGCCTGCGTGCTGGCGACGACGTCGAGGGCACGGTCCGACCCAGCCGTCCCAACGACAAGTACCCCGCGGTCTCGAAGGTCACGGCCGTCGAGGGGGAGGCACCCGACAACCTCAAGGGCCGTCCGCGCTTCCGTGACCTCACGCCTGTCTATCCGGACGAGTGTCTCGTGATGGAGCATGGCAAGGAGTCCATCACCGGCCGTGCCATCGACCTGGTCTCACCCATCGGCAAGGGCCAGCGTGGCTTGATCGTGAGCCCGCCCAAGGCCGGCAAGACCACCGTGCTCAAGAAGGTCTGCGAGTCCATCGCGGCCAACAATCCCGAGGTGCATCTCATCTGCCTCCTGGTGGACGAGCGCCCCGAGGAGGTCACCGACATGCAGCGCTCCATCCATGGCGACGTGGTGGCCTCCACGTTCGACATGCCTGCCGAGAACCACACGGCGGTCTCGGAGCTCGTGATCGAGCGCGCGAAGCGCCTGGTCGAGAAGGGCCAGGACGTGGTCGTGGTCCTCGACTCCATCACGCGTCTGGCGCGTGCCTACAACCTGGCACAGCCCGCGAGCGGCCGTATCCTCTCGGGCGGCGTCGACGCCTCGGCGCTCTATCCGCCCAAGCGCTTCCTGGGCGCGGCCCGCAACATCGAGAACGGCGGCTCGCTCACCATCCTCGCCAGCGCCCTGGTCGACACTGGCTCAAAGATGGACGAGGTCATCTTCGAGGAGTTCAAGGGCACCGGCAACATGGAGCTCAAGCTCGACCGCGACCTGGCCGACAAGCGCATCTTCCCGGCCATCGACCCGGTGGCCTCGGGCACCCGCAACGAGGAGCTGCTCCTCGACCCGGCGCTGCGCCCGTTCATCTGGGGCATCCGTCGCGTGCTCGCCAACATGAACAACACCGAGCGCGCGGAGGCGTCGCTCATCAAGGGGCTGCGCCAGACCAAGTCCAACGAGGAGTTCCTCATCAGGTCTGCCAAGAAGGCCCAGCAGACGGACTATCCGGACGCCGTCTAA